The Brassica oleracea var. oleracea cultivar TO1000 chromosome C6, BOL, whole genome shotgun sequence genome includes a region encoding these proteins:
- the LOC106300105 gene encoding serine carboxypeptidase-like 2 isoform X2, producing the protein MANDYVSSVLKCLLLFLQLVFLIQNADSASIVKYLPGFDGPLPFELETGYIGIGEKEEVQSFYYFIKSERNPEEDPVLLWLSGGPGCSAISGLLLENGPLAMKLDVYNGTVPPLVSTTYSWTKTSSILYLDQPVGTGFSYSRTHLVNKPSDSGEAKRIHEFLQKWLGKHQEFSSNPFYAGGDSYSGKIVPALVQEISKGNYQCCNPPINLQGYVLGNPVTERKIDDNHRIPYAHGMALISDELYESLKRICKGEYTYVDPLNTKCLELIDEYHKCIDGLNLYSILQPWCKTENPDCYYYRCLLVTYWANDKTVRKALQINGESIGEWVRCRYGIPYTYDIISSVPYHKNNSINGYPSLIFSGDHDMAVPYLGTQAWIRSLNYSIIDDWRPWMINDQIAGYTRTYANKMTFATVKAMGTRQSTNQMKALSCSKGGLMANLYKRGN; encoded by the exons ATGGCTAACGACTATGTTTCCTCTGTTCTGAAATGTCTGCTTCTGTTTCTTCAACTTGTCTTCTTGATTCAGAATGCTGATTCTGCCTCTATCGTCAAGTATCTTCCGGGTTTTGATGGCCCTCTCCCCTTTGAGCTCGAAACCGG GTACATTGGTATTGGTGAAAAGGAGGAAGTGCAGTCGTTCTACTACTTTATCAAGTCTGAGAGGAACCCTGAAGAAGACCCTGTTCTTCTCTGGCTAAGTGGTGGACCTGGCTGCTCTGCTATCTCTGGTCTTCTACTGGAGAATG GGCCTCTGGCTATGAAGCTTGATGTTTACAATGGAACCGTCCCTCCATTGGTCTCTACTACATACTCATGGACAAAG ACTTCAAGCATATTATACTTGGATCAGCCTGTTGGAACTGGCTTCTCCTATTCAAGAACCCATCTTGTTAACAAACCCAGTGATTCAGGAGAGGCCAAACGGATCCATGAGTTTCTTCAAAAG TGGCTAGGCAAGCATCAAGAGTTTTCCTCCAACCCATTCTACGCCGGAGGTGATTCTTATTCCGGTAAGATTGTTCCGGCTCTCGTTCAAGAAATCTCAAAAG GAAATTACCAGTGTTGCAATCCTCCGATAAATCTTCAG GGCTACGTGCTCGGTAACCCAGTAACAGAGCGTAAAATTGATGATAACCATCGTATTCCGTATGCTCATGGTATGGCGCTTATCTCTGATGAGCTCTACGAG TCGCTGAAAAGAATATGCAAAGGAGAATATACATATGTTGATCCACTTAACACAAAATGCTTGGAACTCATTGACGAATATCATAAG TGTATAGATGGATTGAACCTATATAGTATACTACAACCTTGGTGCAAAACTGAGAATCCAGATTGCTAT TATTATCGCTGTTTGTTAGTTACATACTGGGCCAATGACAAAACCGTTCGCAAAGCTCTTCAAATCAATGGG GAGAGTATAGGGGAATGGGTACGATGTAGATATGGTATTCCTTACACATATGACATTATAAGCAGCGTACCATACCATAAGAATAACAGTATCAATGGATATCCTTCTCTCATCTTCAG TGGTGATCACGATATGGCAGTGCCTTACCTTGGAACCCAAGCTTGGATAAGGTCTCTCAACTATTCTATTATCGATGACTGGAGGCCATGGATGATCAACGATCAAATCGCTGG ATACACAAGGACTTATGCAAATAAAATGACATTTGCTACTGTCAAAGCAA TGGGCACACGCCAGAGTACAAACCAGATGAAAGCTCTATCATGTTCCAAAGGTGGATTAATGGCCAACCTCTATAAAAGAGGAAATTAA
- the LOC106300105 gene encoding serine carboxypeptidase-like 2 isoform X1, translating into MANDYVSSVLKCLLLFLQLVFLIQNADSASIVKYLPGFDGPLPFELETGYIGIGEKEEVQSFYYFIKSERNPEEDPVLLWLSGGPGCSAISGLLLENGPLAMKLDVYNGTVPPLVSTTYSWTKTSSILYLDQPVGTGFSYSRTHLVNKPSDSGEAKRIHEFLQKWLGKHQEFSSNPFYAGGDSYSGKIVPALVQEISKGNYQCCNPPINLQGYVLGNPVTERKIDDNHRIPYAHGMALISDELYESLKRICKGEYTYVDPLNTKCLELIDEYHKCIDGLNLYSILQPWCKTENPDCYYYRCLLVTYWANDKTVRKALQINGESIGEWVRCRYGIPYTYDIISSVPYHKNNSINGYPSLIFSGDHDMAVPYLGTQAWIRSLNYSIIDDWRPWMINDQIAGYTRTYANKMTFATVKGGGHTPEYKPDESSIMFQRWINGQPL; encoded by the exons ATGGCTAACGACTATGTTTCCTCTGTTCTGAAATGTCTGCTTCTGTTTCTTCAACTTGTCTTCTTGATTCAGAATGCTGATTCTGCCTCTATCGTCAAGTATCTTCCGGGTTTTGATGGCCCTCTCCCCTTTGAGCTCGAAACCGG GTACATTGGTATTGGTGAAAAGGAGGAAGTGCAGTCGTTCTACTACTTTATCAAGTCTGAGAGGAACCCTGAAGAAGACCCTGTTCTTCTCTGGCTAAGTGGTGGACCTGGCTGCTCTGCTATCTCTGGTCTTCTACTGGAGAATG GGCCTCTGGCTATGAAGCTTGATGTTTACAATGGAACCGTCCCTCCATTGGTCTCTACTACATACTCATGGACAAAG ACTTCAAGCATATTATACTTGGATCAGCCTGTTGGAACTGGCTTCTCCTATTCAAGAACCCATCTTGTTAACAAACCCAGTGATTCAGGAGAGGCCAAACGGATCCATGAGTTTCTTCAAAAG TGGCTAGGCAAGCATCAAGAGTTTTCCTCCAACCCATTCTACGCCGGAGGTGATTCTTATTCCGGTAAGATTGTTCCGGCTCTCGTTCAAGAAATCTCAAAAG GAAATTACCAGTGTTGCAATCCTCCGATAAATCTTCAG GGCTACGTGCTCGGTAACCCAGTAACAGAGCGTAAAATTGATGATAACCATCGTATTCCGTATGCTCATGGTATGGCGCTTATCTCTGATGAGCTCTACGAG TCGCTGAAAAGAATATGCAAAGGAGAATATACATATGTTGATCCACTTAACACAAAATGCTTGGAACTCATTGACGAATATCATAAG TGTATAGATGGATTGAACCTATATAGTATACTACAACCTTGGTGCAAAACTGAGAATCCAGATTGCTAT TATTATCGCTGTTTGTTAGTTACATACTGGGCCAATGACAAAACCGTTCGCAAAGCTCTTCAAATCAATGGG GAGAGTATAGGGGAATGGGTACGATGTAGATATGGTATTCCTTACACATATGACATTATAAGCAGCGTACCATACCATAAGAATAACAGTATCAATGGATATCCTTCTCTCATCTTCAG TGGTGATCACGATATGGCAGTGCCTTACCTTGGAACCCAAGCTTGGATAAGGTCTCTCAACTATTCTATTATCGATGACTGGAGGCCATGGATGATCAACGATCAAATCGCTGG ATACACAAGGACTTATGCAAATAAAATGACATTTGCTACTGTCAAA GGAGGTGGGCACACGCCAGAGTACAAACCAGATGAAAGCTCTATCATGTTCCAAAGGTGGATTAATGGCCAACCTCTATAA